The nucleotide sequence ACACGAATTGCCTTTATAGGGCTTGTTTTTGCTTGCGTCGCCGCAATTGTAGCTACGTGCACCTACTTCGCTCCCCCACCTGCGCCTCCGCCTCAAACCCGAGATGGCCAAGTGACAATGACACTCGGCACAACCTCCTACATGTACCCCAAAGAAGGGGTGCTGCCCATGACAGCCCCGCCACGCTACCCATCAACCGAGAATACTCAACATTGTGACGAATGGTACGATTGGGCGGTAGCAAACTCAGCCGCCATGATCGGTAATTCCGTGGAAATTGAAGTCAATGCCAACGTCACGTCGCCGATCACGGTGAAAAATATTGCAATTCGGACAATATCGAAAGCTCGACTAGCCGGCAATGACCGCATTAAATGCCAATATGGCGCCGGAGGCGAACTGGGAACGAACGTCAAGGTCGATCTGGATTCGCCCGCGCCAAGGCTTCCAATGGATATTGACGCCGATGGTGAGCCGGAGACCACGATACCCGGCGGCGTCGTTGTCGTGGAGACCGCGCAGACAGGATACATCACCGTATACTACTCCGGCGAACCCGACCAAGTGTACGGGTCAGTAGTATCCGTAACATACTCAGAGAACGGAATCGAGAAAACGAATACCTTTGGCTCGGCCAACTCGCCAATCTATCTGGCCACCCAGGCGGAATCAGTATCGCCAAACGAAAAACAATTCGACTGGGATTTCTGCGTTAACACCTGGAGGTCAGCGCCGAGTTTTGATTCACTCGTCGGCACCATACCCTGCCGTGGACATTAGAAGTACAGACCAATTCATTTAACTCATCAGAGTCTGACGATTACGGCCCTGCCTACGTCAGACTTGTGGGTCCCGAAAACGGGGTCACATACCGCTTTCACGCTGCAGTGCCGTCCCAGCGCGCTCATTCCCCTCGACCAGACACGCACCGGCGGGCTGGTGACCCTGCTCGGCGCTACGTCGGCGTTTTCATCGTCGAGACCGGCGGTAGGGTCTTCCTGGTGGATGAGTTCGCGCTAGGGCGCCTGACCGACTCGACATCGAAGAGCTCTGCAAGGACCTCTTCGAGATCGTTCTCGACTGTCCACTGGCCCGCTGAGGCTGTCAACTACGTGCTCAATGAGATCACCGGCGTCGAAACACCTGAACCGCGCAAGCTACGCCGCGCGATCAACATGCTACGAGGAAACTGTCAAAACTCGTCGTCGGCGATGCGGCAGCCCAGCACACCACTATCCTGGGGATGCCCAGTTTCGGTCCGGCTGCGGGAAGGTCGAGTTTCAACGACTGATCCACAAACTGCCCGTTCACTCGCTCATGTAGCTGAAGAGCGGCTGCAAGGTAGTCCCACAGACCGAGGAGCTCGGACTCCGTCTGCTCCACTCCGACCTTCGCGCGCCACCCCGAGGCGCCGGTGCGATGCCAGACAGCCGAAGACCTTCCACCGCAAGATCAGATGGTCGCGGTGGCTACGTCGCTGCGGAATAGTCTGGGCATGCGCAACCGAAACTTTCGAAGCACGCTCGAGCAACGCATCGCACAGCACGTCCGACGGGGGAGCCGATAGCGCTGGCGTCCGCGTCGGCAGCGGCGATTACCCGGGTCCTGCTCAAACGCGTTACTTCGCAGCCCGGGCGAACACCACTGTTCCACATGCGTGATACGCAGATCACCGGTGCGCTCGAACTACAGCATACGTCCCTCGGAATCCCACTCCTGTTCGAGAACTGCACCTTCGACGAGCCGGTGACTATTCGGGAGAGCGAGGTGAAGGTGCTGGAGTTCCGCTCGTGCACCCTGCCGGCCTTCAAAGGCCAGGCTCTGCGGGTGGCTGGTGACCTTGCCCCCACCGACACCCACATTTGGGTCGATCGAACTTTTCGGCGCGCAGATCGGTGGCCAGCTCTGGCTCACCGACTCACACGTGGAGAGCCCGAACTCGGACTCCTACGCCATCAAAGCGCCGAGCATCCACGTCACGGGGGGTTTCTACGCCAGGCGACTTACTGCTATCGGTGGCGTCAACCTCTGGGGCGCCGACATCGGCGCGAGTCTAGATCTCCACGGCTCCACTCTTTCAACCACCGACCACCCGGCGCTTCGTACGCATGCGCTCGCCGCGCGCCTGGACGTCAACATCACGAACTGTCGGATCGAAGGGGGGATCGACCTGTTCGGTGCACGGGTCGGCGGCCAGCTCTGGCTTGAGGCAGAGATGCCAGCCGCCGTCTTACAGATGCGTTCGGCACAGCGGCGACCGCTCAGGCATGTGTGATTCTAGGCGGCAAGTCTGTTGTCGTGATCGAGGCCGGGCACTGGCTGGGCTTTCGCCGCGCACACCGCGAGTTTCGGCGCTAACCGTGCTGGTCAACGACGTCGAACGAGCAGCCGGCCGAGTAGATCGTGATCAAGGGCGATAAGGCCGTGGTAAGTCACCAATCCATAGCAGGTACGACGTTGGGCAAGACAGGAAGGCAGCGGACCCACCCGAGTGAGCTCTCTCATGCGGCTACTCGATGCGACACTCGGAATTAGCCTCAACTGCCGCGATGGCTGGTGACTACAGCAGTCGTCATCGCGCCAAGTCCAGGCGTGTGGATAGTGAGCAGCTCCCCCCTCGGACACATGATCAAGCCCCTGAACAGGGGCTTTTTTCTTTGCCTGCTTGCTTCGAGGCGTAATACGCAGGTCAGCGTTGTGGGGGCTCAAGTCCCTCTCTGACATGCTCGCCGTTCGTCAGGTTCCTGCGGAGAGACCTTGTCTACGTCGACCTGGCACGCCAGCCTAGCCGACCCCTACCATCGAATGCAGGTAGAGGCAAGGCCGATCGCCGAAGCAGGCGCTGACACCCACCGAGGTCGATCCTCACTGTGCCGACGTCTTGTTCACGACCGTGAAGACTAGATTGAGCACGGCAACCGGGACGAAGATGAAGAACCACCACTTCAAACTCTTCAAGCACGCCCCCCTCAGCCAGTTTGAGCTTCGGCTGCAGATGCCAGAACTCGTTGCCGCCCACGCCAAGACGAACCCCAACGTCGCGAGGTACTGAAGAACTGTTTGCGCCGTACCGTCCAGCAAGACCGCAACCGCCGTTAGCGCGATCGCAGCGATGAACGCAACCATTGCGAACCTGGTCGCAGCGACGACCCGCTCAAGGCCCTCTGCGACGTCGGTGCGCGTGGAACCAATCCCTCGCTCTACTTGGCGGTCATCAACGGGTTCTTTGAGGCGGGCTTGCCTGATCCGGCGCCATGCGGCCGCCGCCGCAGCCGGCAACTGCTGAAGTACAGATAGCGGCGGACGAGGGTATCCGCGCTGGTATAGCAGCGTTGCCCCGGCCGGTCGCAGCCTCAGCATTCCCACCCCATGTTCGGGACGATCGATGATCACGTTGCCCTGGCCGAAGGTCTGCCATCGTCGGATGTTCGGATTCACCGAGTGTCCAAACCGGTAGCTTCGCCGGCTGTTGTGATGCCTGCACCGGGACCACTCGCCCGGCACCCAGTTCCGACATTCCCACCCACGGCTGGTCTTGGGGTAAGCGCAGTGCACCAGCCAGCGCCCCCGTAAGAACCAGACGACAATCGAGATCGCCGCTACGTAGATCGGGAACAAAAGGCCGATCCACAACGGCCAAGGCACGGCGGACACGGACCCGAGCTGGTTCGACACCCACTGCAAGGTCGATGGCAACAGCGACAGATAGTCGTTCAACTCGCCCTCCCCGGCGGCGCAACACTAAGGTCGACTACTAGCTGTACTTGACCAATCGCGCTTCGGAAATCCGCCAGCAGAAGAACTGTAAGTCATCAGTTGCGCACGTGACGTAGTCGCCGTGATTGCGGTCGTAACTCTGGTGACTGGCGGGGCGAGCTGTGGTCATGTGGGTGACAACGGGTAACTGATCGATCCCACATCGCCTGAGTTTCGAGCCGGAGCCGCCAGCCCGGACCTCACTGCAGCGGCGGCATCAGTCTGAGGACCGCAGCCGGGCGCACAGTAATCCACTCTGACGGGCCACGGCCAGATAACGACGGACCACCACGTTTGTTCGACTCGCACGACGTCGACGCCACTGACCAGCCGAGAGTCCCGCTCAGCGAACATCCACCACATCTATGGCGCATACACAGGTCAGCTCCATGACATGCAGGCACCGAACCCACCAGCTCGCGCTGCGCTTGCGCACTCAACAACGTTGTCACGCTACATGAACCTGACTGTCTAGCTCAGCCAGCCTGCCTCGGGTAACTACATTCTGCGGACCGACATTATTCAGCGGCAATACCAACTCGCGAACTGGCCACCGGGGAACGCCCGTGAGTTCCCCTGTTGAACTTTTGGTTCAGAACGTTCGGTGTACGTTGTCAGGCAGGTCATCCATTGGCCAAGCTCGCACCGAAAGGCGGGCAGCAAGCGTCTCGAAGAAGCGCTGTTCCCGCCAGAGACCGCGGTTACCAATGACGTAAATCCGTCGTTTCGCCCGGGACACCGCGACATTGAGCAGGTTCGGTGTTTCCGCTGCCCACTCTCGAGCTCGAACCTTACGTGGCGCACTGCCCAGAACGAGGATGATCACGTTCGACTCCTGGCCCTGTACGGTGTGTACCGTACCGACGTTTTCTCTGGCAAACGTCCAGCCGAGTCGGTTGCTGGAGACCCCCGTGGCTCCCCGGACTGTGTCACGGAACGGGCTGATCACACGGATCTCCTCGGGAGCAATGCCATCCCGTTTCAGCTCGTCGAGCAAGTGGGCTAATGCTTTGCCCTCTTCAGGCACCCAGTTGTCAGACGATGGGCCGCGCACATCGATCCATGCACTGTGGCCGGGATAGTCACCCTTGACCTGGGTTCCGTAGATCATTAGGTCGCCACCGTAGGCTATATCGTTCGAGATGCCGAACATCAATCGTTCGCAGCGTCGATGCACCCGTAGTGGCGCGCCAACCCATACCCGACCGTTGCCATCCGGTTCCGGAAGCGACGTGCCGAACCGAGCCGAACGATCGGCAAGCCGCTGTACCGAGGCGTTTTCCGGCGTCCACTGCTCGTCGACGCGATGGTTGCGCCTCAACGCGTGCTGCGCGGACAGGGGCAATGGCACAATCGGCTTCAGCTGCTGCGGGTCTCCGACGATCACGCTGCGTCGAGCACGCCAGATCCCACCGAGTGCCTGTTGCGGCGTTGCCTGACCGGCCTCATCGATGAACAACCATCCGAACGTTTCACGCTCAAGACCGCGAAACAGGTGCGGCAGCGAGGCAAAGGTGGTGGAAACAACCGGAACAACGAGGAAGAAGGATTGCCATACCATGCGCAGTGTCTCAGCCGGCATGCGCAGACCTTCGCGCAACATCGCCATGGCGACGTCGAGGTTGTCCTTCAGCCGGGGCTCCGCACCGAGGATAAAGGTCTTGTGCAGACGGAGCGCCTCAAGGAACAGACGATTGCGAGCCTCGGTGTACGCGGCGTCAGCCCACGGCGTGCAGAGTTGGAACTCTTCATCTGTGGCGAAATCCGCCCGATACGGAAGGCGCTCCGGCCACCGCGCGCGGGCCTGCGCAAGCTGGTTTTCCAACGCGGCGATTTCATGCAGGGTCTTCTGCAGCCTGACCTCGTGCCGCCGCTGCGCGGTGCTGGCCTCCCCCACCGCAGCCCTATGGATGGCCACTGTCGATCGGACGGCCTCGACAGCCGCCTTCGCGTCATCGAGTGCTCTGTCGAGTTTACGGCGTTTCGTGTCCCACTCACGTCCAGCACGAAAGAAAGTAGAGAGGGACACCCAGAAGTTGGGTTGGCGCGCCGCGTGCTCGTCGCATGCTTCGCCGGCATCCGCGGCCTTCTTCTCCACAACTACCAGCTTGGCGTTCGCTTCGGCGAGGGCTGCGGTGTGGTGTGCGGTTGCCGTGCGTGCCGCGTCGACAGTGGCTCGTAAATCGACGAGTCCTGCCTTGCGAGGGACGAGTCGATCAATCACATCAGCGGCCTGCTGCCGCTGGGCTGTTAACTCGTCGACCTCGGCACGCACCTGCTTGAACCGACGCACAGATTCTGCCCAGATGTCCGCGGTCAGCGGGCGCGCGGCCGCGTCTTCGAGGATCTCTTTCATGCCCTTAATCGGCGCCGGCTGCTCCGGCGCTGAAGCGCTGCCCCCACCAGCCTGGTCACCCCACCAGAAACGCTTGACAAACGTACCGCGGTTGCTCCGTTTCCCGAGCTTGGCCGCGATCAACCCCCACGCTTCTGCCCCGAGCACATTGCTGGCCAGCTCGGTGAAGTAGTCGGCTCCGCAAGCCGCGTCCTCTGCTCCACGCACCGCATCAATTCCAGGGATCTCCATGGTGATGTTGGCCGCTGCCTTGTTGCCCGCGGTCGCGACCACGATTTCGGAACCGGTCAGCTCTGGTCGAAGCCAGTGCACAGTCGCGGTGTACTTCGGCCTCAACGGGACTCGATCGGTCCGCTCGGCGAATGCATCGGTCGGATGCGCCACCCGTAGGTCGACGATGCGCTGGGCACGGTCGACGACAACGGCGGCCACCACGTCGCGCAACATGGTCGTCTTGCCGGTGCCGGGTGGTCCGTTCACCGCGAAAACTCCGGACGCCGAGGCGAACTCGCCCATGATCTCGTTGACCGCGAACTGCTGACTCACCGCCAAGGGCCTATCGATCGCGGTCGGCCACCGTCCTCCGGGAATGTGCTTCGGCGCGACCTTGCCCACGACAGTCTCGGGGAACGAGCGCACATCGATCCGATTGCCGACCGGAATGGAGGCTGTGTCGGCCAGGTAAGAGTCGATCCCGGGACCGACATCACCGTCCCGCACCGCGGCCTCTATACGGAGTAGGTCATCGGAGATGAAGCTGTTCAGGAAGTTCTGTTCTGACGCCTCGTCCGCGGTGCGTTGGTGGACCTGAACGCACTTCACCCGTACCCCTTCGACCTTGAGCAGGTCAGTCACGTCCAACGCTGCACCGAGCCGCGACACGAAAGCATGCACGAGCTGCGGTGTCATCAGCGGCGGTTCGGATAGTGGCGGCTCGGTAGTCTGCTGGTCAGAAGTGGCTCCCGTGGCTGCGGTTGCCGATTCGGGCTTCGGTGCCGGCGGGGTAAGCAGCTTCTCCACGAACGTGCCAGCCGCCGCCCCAGCGATACCGCCGATGAGCGGGCCGGCCACGGTGGTCAGAGCGGCTGCCGTCGTGACCTTGACTGCGTCACCAGTCGCCTTCGCCCCAGTCGTCACCGCATCGGCGGCCGCGCCTTTGAGCTGGCCAAGCACTGCTTTACCAGCCTTGGCCGCAAACCCGTTACCCCTCGAGCCGGACCGAACCGGCTTGGGCGGAGCAAGTCGATTGAGCGCTGCGACGAACGCCTTCTCCTCGGTTTTGAATCCCTCCAGCCAGCCTGGTGCGTCCGGTCCAGGCTTTTGGAGCCTGCTGATCGCCCATGCGCAAGCGGACAAGCAAGGTGAGTCCTCGACCAAGTAGCCTTCGGCGTCGAGGGTGAACGCGAACATCGCTGTATCCGAGTCGTCGCGTTCTACGAATTCGTTGTTCTCGCGACCGAAAACCGCGGCTAACGCCTCACGCGCAGCGGGCAAGCCATAGATTCCGCCGTACACGCTGAACTGCCATACTTTACCCTTGGGCAACGCAGCTTTGGCGATCCAATGCCGCTGATCCCAAGGAGCAATATCGTCGGCTGCCAGGTCCAGTACGATTTCGTCCGCGCCCTGACGTCGGTTCCGTGTCGGGCGCGGCGCGCTCTGCGGACTGAACGTTTCCACTGCCCGCCAAAACCGCACCACTTGCGCGGCGCGTGGATCTCCAGCCATCGATGTCCCCCGCAGCATTCTTTGCTCGAAAAGAAGCAGCCGACACGTTACCGCGCCGAGTACTGCCACCGTCGTCAGGGCGAGATCCCGCCACGCCCACTTGGAAAGCTCCCACCAGACGTCGTGTCCCCACTTTGATCGTCATCCCTCTAAACTCGTGCTCGTGACGATCGATGATCAGCCGCCTGGCGTGCTACTGCAGCCTCGCGGACGTTTGGCTACTGCACGCCGCCACTACGAGCGGTCAGTGCGTCGAGGCATCAGTCTCGCCGAGTACGCCGGATCGTTGAAAGCCCATCTCGAGACCCTTGCCGAGCTGTACCCGGATGGTGACGCGAGGCTGTGGGGCGCAACGCCCACCGAGAGCACTGGCAACGAGAAGTTTCAGGCGCTGCGGGACAGGCGTGTAGGAGACACTGTCCTGTTCTATGCCGACAAGGCCTTCTACGCGAGTGCATCGATCGCGCATCTGTTCCGCGACCCCGCCGCCGCGCGTGCGATCTGGGGCGCCGAACTGAGCGAGGGACGCGAGGTGACGTGGGAGCACATGATGGCCCTGGCTGACGTGCAGCCGCTCGATCCGCCGGTCCCCGCGGAAGAGCTGGGGGTGCCGGTTCCGCTGCGAGGCATGCGTCTGGCCGAGTCCAGCCAGGCCGCAACCATCCATGCTTTGCTGGACGGTCGAACACATAGCGCCAAGCCTTCATCCACATGGTTGAAGCAGGAAAGCTTGACACGGCGAGAGTTCGTCACTCAGCTCACGACGCTGGGAGCCTCGCGGTGGTCAGACGCTTTAACCGTATTGTGGATGATCGGCAAGCGAGCAGACTGCGGACTGCGCCGGGCGATTTGGCCGGAGTTTCGCGATGCGCTCGGGCCACTACTGGTCAAGGTCGGCTCGTCCGAGCCGCCTGAACAGCCCGTCCTGTCACTACGTTCCACGACCTTCTGGGAGGTCGACGGATTCGACCCACAGCGTAACGCGTTCGGCGAGGACGCTGCGGCAGGCTTCACGGTCGCAGCGAATAAGCTGCTCAACTCGACCAACGCACAAGGCGAAGTCATCGCCGTGACGATGCGGCAGCTGCCCGATGAAACCGACAGGGTCGAGCTTCTTGAGACCGTAGGTTTGGCCGGATTCGCGAGCGCAAGCGGGCAACCGGTCGAACGGGTCGAAGGCCGGGGTCTGCGCATGCGGCGAGATGCCGAGCTTGCCAAACGAGTCAAGTCTGTTCACGAGGACACCTGCCAGGTCTGCGACGTGCAGCTAGAGACCAGGGACGGTTTCCGAAGCGAAGCGGCCCACATCCGTGGCCTCGGCGCACCACATGACGGACCCGACGAAATTGAGAACCTTCTATGCCTTTGTCCGAATCATCACGCACAGTTCGACGGGTTCGCGATCTACGTCGACGAGGAGTGGAACGTTCGTCGAACCCGCAACCGTGAGTTGATCGCTCCGCTTCGGCGCGAGGCCGGCCACACCATCGACGACGTCCACGTGGCTTACCATCGCGCTCTGTGCGGCCGCGAAATCTGATCTCGACGAGAGAACTACGACGCGAATCGCTTGCAGCAACTGGTCGAAGCAACCAAGGATCCCGACGTGACGTATGGTGCCCAAGTGAACGACCGCGACATCCGGGCCGCGCTACGTGTCCACCTTGAGTCAACCACGGAACGCGGCGCGATCATCCGCGATGAGCTGGGCTTATGCCTCGGAGATACCCGTGTCGACATCGCGGTCATCGGAGGAACCTTGGCGGGGTTCGAGATCAAGAGCGACCGCGACAGGTTAGACCGACTACCAGGCCAAATCGACCGCTACAGCCGCGTGCTTGACTTCGCGACTCTCGTTTGCGGACCACGTCACCAGACCAAGGCATCGACCTTGCTGCCCAGCTGGTGGGGTATTTGGGTGGCGGAGGAGCAGGACGGCGCGATCACCTTCCAGCCGATGCGTGATGCGTCGCGCAACCCAGCCCCTGACCCCTATACCGTCGCGCAGCTGCTGTGGCGCGACGAGGCTATGGCCGCGCTACGCGAACGTGACCTTCACCGAGGCATGTCCTCCGCGACCCGCTTCCGACTGTGGGAACGCATGGCAGACACGATGTCGATCACGGACATTCAGCAGACGGTGCACGCAGCGATCATGGCGCGCCCAGACTGGCAAGTCTGCTCGTGACGTATTCGAGGTGATGGCTTGTCCCATATGCCCGCCATTTCTGGGGGTTTCCAGGGCCTATCTCCTCAGCGACGACCTTGGCGATGCTTGCGTCACCCCAGCTGAGCTCTGCGCCGCCGAATTCCGGCAGCTCAGAGACAACCCGGCAAACCTCACGGTACTGCTCATTCCCCCGAGGATCCTTCTTCGTGCCTCGCAGGACCATCCAGTGACCATCGACCGCGTAGCGGATATTCGGCGAGGGTGTGGCAGGAGCGGGCGGAGTATGGGGCGGATACCCCACGCCGTAGTCGCCAAAGATCGGTTGCCGGGCAAAGAACCGCCTCCGCGAGGCTAGCCCGCCCCATAGATCGACCTCTCGCCTGCGCAGTGATGTCAGCACCCACGGGTCTACGTTCGACAGGTCCTTGGGGAAAGCTCCCCCAGCGACTACGACAGAACGCCACCGGTCGAGCCACGGAAGACCTTCGAGATGTTCGATGGCTCGCTCAGCCGCATGTGCGACCACCTGGTCATCCCCAAGCACGCCGAAGTCCAGGACCAAGTCCACTTCTTCAGGCTCGACCAGCAGGTCCGCCACGAGATCTGTCGCCCAGATGGTGAGGTCCCGAGGGTTCTCGTCAAGCTCCGACGCATCGATACGCAGACAACAGCCACGCTTATCGGCAGCAATGGCGGTGCGTAGCACCTCCAGAACCGGTGCTTTGTCGGCGAAGTGGACGACGGGTCTCAATTTGACCTGGTAGCGCCGCGCGTCCGTGAGTAGCTGGTCCCATCGCATCGGTTGACTGTCTGAGCCAAGGCAGTCGAGGTCGACCGCTATCGCCTCTCCTAACGGCCAGTCGGTCCTGAGCTTGTGGACGAACCCTGCGACATCGAGTTCCGTAGTGCCCGACTTGGGTACCGCCTCGATCAGCGGCAGCACTGAGCCCGCCGTACTTCTGGCGATATGGGCGAGCGCCTCGAATTCTCCGCTCCGCCCCTTCAGGATGGGCATGTACAACAACCCCATGGCAACCCCCTACCACTCGGTGCTTCCAGTCGAGTACACAGGGTGCCCACAGTCAATCCACCGTTGTGAGGCAGTTGCGCAAGAGCGTCGCTGAGCCGGCCAAGCCACCGAACGATCACCACAGTGTGTGCACGTCAGAGCGCAACAACTCCCGAAAATAATCACGTTAGAGTGACGATTAGTTGCCTGCAGTAACAGTCCGGGATGGCTGGCGCGACAGCCGAGGTGGGACTACTACCTACCCGGAGCAGGTCGACGATCCCCTGCTGGACGATCGAAACAACCATCCAAAATGCGGGCGACCTCAATGTCGGACATGGGTTCGCTCGACCAGTAGCATGGCGATTCGGCAGGTCACAGAGAGCCACGAGAGAGGACAGGTGTCGGTGTCACAGACGTCTGGGAGGCCGACTCCGAAGCCAACGCCTCCACCCGCGCAGCAACGGTGGTTCCAGGAGCGCCCCTCCCCGTATCCGTGGGAGCAGGACGGCCTTGACCACATCCGGAAGCTGATGCCACGCGCCGAGCCATACCGAGCGTGGGCCACCTTCTCCTTCACCGCTGCCTCCAGCCGTATCAACGAATGCGATCTGCTGATCGCGGTCCCAGGCGGCCTCTACCTGGTCGAGCTCAAAGGACACCCGGGCAACGTCGTCAACAACGGTGAGACCTGGAGCTTCGGTTCGCCGGGCACACATCGAGTGCGCACCATGCGCAATCCCCTGCATTTGACCGATCTGAAGTCGAAGGAGCTCAAAGGCAGGCTGGATTGGGCGGCCAAGCAGCTCGGTATCAGTCTGCGAGTACCGCGAGTCGAGCCGGCGGTGTTCTTGTCGGCTCCGGGCCTGCATTCCGCACTCGACGATGTCCAGAGCACAAGGGTCTATAGCCGCGACGACAACTCGACCGGCCTGCCCTGGATCTGGCGAGATCTGCTCTCCCGACCGCCGCAGCGTGAGTCGCAGCGAGTCACCCCGGAGTTCTCCCGGCAGCTGCCCAAGCTGCTGGCCAAGATCGGCCTGGGTGTCTCGACAGCGCACCTGCGGTTCGGTGACGATTGGACGTTGCAACCGGACCCTCTCGACGCGGGAACCACCTGGGAAGATCGACTCGCCTCACGTAAGGGCCTTGTGCTCGAAGAGGGGCGCGTCCGGATCTACCTCACTTCGCAGCAAGCCACTGAAGAACAGCGTCAGTCGGTGGAGCGCGCCGCACGACGCGAGTACCAGGTGCTCCAGGGCATCACTCATCGCGGCATTGCGCAGGCAGTACAGATCGGCAATCACCAGGGTGGTCCTGCGATCCTCTTTCGTCACCGTGCGACGGATGTCCGATTGGACTCCTACCTCGCGGTCTACAGCGAAACGCTGAGCCCGGAGGTCCGTCTCGATCTGGTGCGGCAACTGGCTGAAGCCATCCGCTATGCGCACAGCAGGTCGCTTTACCACCGCACGCTCGCGGCTCGCTCGATCTACGTCACAGCCAAGGACGACGGTTCGTCGCCGGTGTTGCGGATCATCGACTGGCAGGCCGCCGCACGAGACTTCGACACCACCGGCATGTCGTCAATCGGCAACACCTCGCTACCGGGAGAGCACGTAGGGGACGCCGCGGAGGTCTACCTGGCACCGGAGTTCGACACACCGTTCGCCGACCCAGTGGATCTCGACGTCTTCGGCCTGGGATCGCTGTCTTACCTCATCATTACCGGCCAGCCGCCGGCCACCCGCCGGACCGGCTTGATCGAGCGGTTGACAGCGGAGCGAGGACTGCATCCCTACGCCGTATCAGATTCTGTCTCCGACGCACTCGACGAGCTGATCTTCCACGCCACCCGCACCGATATCGCCGACAGGCTGGACTCGGCGGACGCGTTCCTCGACGGCCTCGACCGGGTCGAGCAGGACTCCCCCGCTCCCGAAGTCGCCACGCCGAGCATCGACCCGTTGACCGCGATGCCCGGGCAAATCCTCGACGGCGACTGGAGTGTCGAGCGAGTGCTGGGCACTGGCGCCACAGCGCGCGCACTGCTGGTGGCCAGGACACTCGAAGACGACCACGGCGAACCACATCAGGAACGCAAGGTCTTCAAGATCGCGCTCGACGAGAACAAGGCAGAGCGGCTCCATGCTGAGGCCGGCGCGCTCGCGCTGGTCGGTGGCGGCGTGGTGATACGGCTGCTGGCCGAACCCCGCATCCTCGGTGGACGGACGGTCCTCGAACTCGAATACGCAGGCGGCGAGGATCTGGCGGGACGTACCCTGGGGGCGCGGCTGCGCGCTGAGGGGCAACTGACCTACCACGAGTTGGAGCGCTTCGGTAACGACCTGCTGACAGCGCTGGATCAGCTGGCCGCCAAGGGCGTGCGACACCGCGACCTGAAACCGGACAATTTCGGAGTCTTCCAACGAGCCGACCGGGTCAAGCAGCTCATGCTGTTCGACTTCTCGCTCGCCAATGTCTCCGAGCGGGACATCAAGGCCGGGACCCGCGGCTACCTCGACCCGTTGCTCGGGACAGTGCGTCGTCCCTCGTTCGACGACCACGCCGAGCGCTACGCCGCTGCCGTCACGCTGCACGAGATGGCCTCCGCGGTCCGGCCGATCTGG is from Amycolatopsis lurida and encodes:
- the pglW gene encoding BREX system serine/threonine kinase PglW; its protein translation is MAIRQVTESHERGQVSVSQTSGRPTPKPTPPPAQQRWFQERPSPYPWEQDGLDHIRKLMPRAEPYRAWATFSFTAASSRINECDLLIAVPGGLYLVELKGHPGNVVNNGETWSFGSPGTHRVRTMRNPLHLTDLKSKELKGRLDWAAKQLGISLRVPRVEPAVFLSAPGLHSALDDVQSTRVYSRDDNSTGLPWIWRDLLSRPPQRESQRVTPEFSRQLPKLLAKIGLGVSTAHLRFGDDWTLQPDPLDAGTTWEDRLASRKGLVLEEGRVRIYLTSQQATEEQRQSVERAARREYQVLQGITHRGIAQAVQIGNHQGGPAILFRHRATDVRLDSYLAVYSETLSPEVRLDLVRQLAEAIRYAHSRSLYHRTLAARSIYVTAKDDGSSPVLRIIDWQAAARDFDTTGMSSIGNTSLPGEHVGDAAEVYLAPEFDTPFADPVDLDVFGLGSLSYLIITGQPPATRRTGLIERLTAERGLHPYAVSDSVSDALDELIFHATRTDIADRLDSADAFLDGLDRVEQDSPAPEVATPSIDPLTAMPGQILDGDWSVERVLGTGATARALLVARTLEDDHGEPHQERKVFKIALDENKAERLHAEAGALALVGGGVVIRLLAEPRILGGRTVLELEYAGGEDLAGRTLGARLRAEGQLTYHELERFGNDLLTALDQLAAKGVRHRDLKPDNFGVFQRADRVKQLMLFDFSLANVSERDIKAGTRGYLDPLLGTVRRPSFDDHAERYAAAVTLHEMASAVRPIWGDGMTDPRTTTDETPTIAAELFEPALRDGLTKFFLRAFHRDVDHRFDTFRQMEDAWRAVFTSADADTPVTTPATVGLEAESLAEIRDAHAAAAKLDTALEAAGLSPRAVAVARGFEATTVGELLGVPLHKIAKARGAGALARKELNRRHKQWSATLLQSGSQAARKSADSAEEVASGGPFSVDDLAALLTPKPGRKGSKKSDTIRLTLGLPSDNGDVPDQLDIWPTQSEVAKKLAITQASVSRHQQAAAAEWAGQLWMRPLRDELVDAVCSAGRVMTASELAAAVRTRRGAPASTPEQAVARALAAVRAAVETEIWIGLKAEDDESDPRLAVLRRGHRVLIVAESMPGTDDPSAPELADYALELGRKADELAKLEPLPGRGVVIRELRAITPPIGLPPMADTRLVELAAAVSQGAAASPRLEVYPRELDLTRAFRISQAAAGVRRDTGITVDDLLAKVRARFPELLPGRQPTYVQIEEALKAAGVPLEYDTTKKRFLPPALEVSRIVTSSSTSLSTHNRTAIAGLDPQDVLTRKLASAVERGGFLALTLRGRHLPGAADVISAQNTVRPVDLNDLFLQEFRALAAERSQDWQKVLTIDARFDATGQMSRGLSVYVRDTWARVEQQLDSLGSEGPTVLFLYNAGMFGRYYEAGGQPLLARLQNAARLPSTTPHGLWLLCPADSAVGAPQIDGKTVEILTESERVVLTGEFLAKLRGEPESAA